Proteins from a genomic interval of Caldilineales bacterium:
- a CDS encoding MFS transporter, protein MTEAIVAHREQEDRGEIRGWMMYDWANSAFSTTVVTTLLGPYLASIAKTVGGVQVFGFSFEPDAFFPTCVSISVILQVLFLPLLGTIADYSSLKKRLLLTFAFIGAIATTLLFFIQADMPLLGANGAVLLAGLLFIIANLAFGAAIVFYNAFLPDITAPEDRDRVSSQGWALGYLGGGILLALNLVLIQLMADTALAVRLSLASAGVWWLVFTVLFPARRLRQRPALKRLPSGVGYFRQGVRQILKTLGEIRGKYPETLRYLIAYLIYNDGIQTVIVVATLFATTELKAEPDDLIILVLLIQFVAFGGALFFGWLARKLGAKRSIVVSLVIWSVIAIAAYALLYEMWQLYVLGIAVAIVLGGSQALSRSLYSQVIPRSNESEYFGFYEISERGTSWIGPLLFALAVQLTGSTRIAVLSVIVFFVVGLILLIPFNVRKAMLDSGNNPEGVVL, encoded by the coding sequence ATGACCGAAGCTATCGTCGCCCATCGCGAACAGGAAGACCGCGGCGAAATTCGCGGCTGGATGATGTACGACTGGGCCAATTCCGCTTTCAGCACCACCGTCGTCACCACCCTGCTCGGCCCCTATCTGGCCAGCATCGCCAAGACCGTCGGCGGGGTGCAGGTGTTCGGCTTCTCGTTCGAGCCGGATGCCTTCTTCCCCACCTGCGTCTCCATCTCCGTCATCCTTCAGGTGCTATTCCTGCCGCTGTTGGGAACCATCGCCGATTACTCCAGCCTCAAGAAGCGTTTGCTGCTGACCTTTGCCTTCATCGGCGCCATCGCCACTACCCTGCTCTTCTTCATTCAAGCCGACATGCCGCTGTTGGGGGCCAACGGGGCCGTGCTCCTGGCCGGGCTCTTGTTCATCATCGCCAACCTCGCCTTTGGCGCTGCTATCGTCTTCTACAATGCCTTTCTGCCCGACATCACCGCACCCGAAGACCGGGATCGGGTCAGTTCGCAGGGGTGGGCGCTGGGCTACCTGGGCGGCGGCATCCTCCTGGCCCTGAATCTGGTGCTGATCCAGCTGATGGCAGACACCGCCCTGGCCGTGCGGCTGAGCCTGGCCAGCGCCGGGGTGTGGTGGCTGGTCTTCACCGTGCTTTTCCCAGCCCGGCGCTTGCGTCAGCGCCCGGCGCTGAAGCGGCTGCCATCGGGTGTGGGCTACTTCCGGCAGGGCGTTCGCCAGATCCTGAAGACACTGGGCGAGATCCGCGGGAAATACCCCGAAACCCTGCGTTATCTAATCGCCTACCTGATCTACAACGACGGCATCCAGACGGTCATCGTGGTCGCCACCCTCTTCGCCACCACCGAACTGAAGGCAGAACCGGATGATCTGATCATCCTGGTGCTGCTGATCCAGTTCGTCGCCTTTGGCGGTGCCCTGTTCTTCGGCTGGCTGGCGAGGAAACTGGGGGCCAAGCGTTCGATTGTCGTCAGCCTGGTCATCTGGAGCGTGATCGCCATCGCCGCCTATGCCCTGCTGTACGAGATGTGGCAACTGTATGTGCTCGGCATCGCTGTTGCCATCGTCCTCGGCGGCTCGCAAGCCCTGAGCCGTTCGCTCTATTCGCAGGTCATCCCGCGCAGCAATGAATCGGAGTACTTCGGCTTCTACGAGATCAGCGAGCGCGGCACCTCGTGGATCGGCCCGCTCCTCTTCGCCCTGGCCGTCCAACTCACCGGCAGCACGCGCATTGCCGTTCTCTCGGTCATCGTCTTCTTCGTCGTTGGCCTCATCCTGCTGATACCGTTCAATGTCCGCAAGGCCATGCTCGATTCGGGCAACAATCCGGAAGGCGTGGTTTTGTGA
- a CDS encoding MFS transporter, giving the protein MPSLRSLPRNIWVLAATSFLRDVASEMLVHLTPLFLANVLGVRTGVIGLIEGVAETTASLVKIYAGWLSDRLGRRKGLTVAGYSLAALATPLLLVAQSWPAVLLYRFLDRLGKGIRTAPRDALIADSAPPEQRGLGFGLHRAADTAGAFFGLLIAMAMVWRSQAGSLVLDPATFHTIVAWALIPSLLAVAVVAWGVREARRPAPSAPPRLTLAGFERPFLRFLAVMVLFTLGNSSDAFLVLRAQSAGTSVLMILAMIAGFNLVYTLVAGPAGALSDRIDRRRLIIAGWGLYAFVYLGFAFAASTWQFWLLYAAYGVYYALTEGVAKAFVADLTPAERRGSAYGVFNAAIGLTALPASVLAGLLWQGLGAWVGFGPTAPFLFGGCLALLSGLLLWRWVR; this is encoded by the coding sequence ATGCCCTCCCTCCGCTCCCTCCCCCGCAACATCTGGGTGCTGGCCGCCACCAGCTTCCTGCGCGACGTGGCCAGCGAGATGCTGGTGCACCTGACGCCCCTCTTCCTGGCCAATGTGCTGGGGGTGCGCACCGGCGTCATCGGGCTGATCGAGGGCGTCGCCGAGACCACCGCCAGCCTGGTCAAGATCTACGCCGGCTGGCTGTCGGACCGGCTGGGGCGGCGCAAGGGCTTGACCGTGGCCGGCTACAGCCTGGCGGCGCTGGCCACACCGCTGCTGCTGGTGGCCCAGAGCTGGCCGGCCGTCCTCCTCTATCGCTTCCTCGACCGCCTGGGCAAAGGCATCCGCACGGCCCCGCGGGATGCTCTCATCGCTGATTCGGCGCCGCCAGAACAGCGCGGCCTCGGCTTTGGCCTCCACCGGGCCGCCGATACAGCCGGCGCTTTCTTTGGCCTGCTCATCGCCATGGCTATGGTCTGGCGCTCGCAGGCAGGCAGCCTTGTGCTCGACCCTGCGACTTTCCACACCATCGTCGCCTGGGCCTTGATCCCCAGCCTCCTGGCCGTGGCCGTGGTCGCCTGGGGGGTGCGAGAGGCGCGCCGGCCGGCCCCCTCGGCTCCTCCCCGCCTCACACTGGCCGGATTCGAGCGTCCGTTTCTCCGCTTCCTGGCCGTCATGGTCTTGTTCACCCTGGGCAACAGCAGCGACGCCTTCCTGGTGCTGCGGGCGCAGTCGGCTGGGACCTCGGTGTTGATGATCCTGGCCATGATCGCCGGCTTCAACCTGGTCTACACCCTCGTGGCCGGGCCGGCCGGCGCCCTCTCCGACCGCATCGACCGGCGGCGGCTGATCATTGCCGGTTGGGGCCTGTATGCCTTCGTCTACCTGGGCTTTGCCTTTGCCGCTTCCACCTGGCAGTTCTGGTTGCTTTACGCCGCCTATGGCGTGTATTATGCCCTGACCGAAGGCGTGGCCAAGGCATTCGTGGCTGATCTGACCCCAGCCGAGCGTCGCGGCTCGGCCTACGGCGTCTTCAACGCTGCTATCGGTCTGACGGCCCTACCGGCCAGCGTGTTGGCCGGGCTGCTGTGGCAAGGGCTGGGCGCCTGGGTGGGTTTTGGCCCGACCGCCCCCTTCCTCTTTGGCGGCTGCCTGGCCCTTCTTTCCGGCCTGCTGCTCTGGCGGTGGGTGAGGTGA
- the sucC gene encoding ADP-forming succinate--CoA ligase subunit beta, with product MKLHEYQAKRIFAQYGVPIPRGEVATSPTQAREIAQRLGKAVVIKSQVLVGGRGKAGGIKVAKTPDEAEAKADAILGMNIKGLTVKRVLVDEASDIQKEIYLGLVIDRARRRLVMMASSEGGVDIEEVAATHPDAIKTVTIDPALGMKSYQAIGLASAIDLPQEHFRAFTQIALGLYEAFTRSDAELAEINPLVIQGDGSVVALDGKMVLDDNALFRHPDLEEMRDRDEEAPAEAEARVNGLSYVKLDGEIGCMVNGAGLAMATMDIVKYYGGEPANFLDIGGGARSEKVAAALRIILSDPNVKAVLFNIFGGITRCDEVARGILAALEQVPTTVPMVARLVGTNEEEGRAILAEANMLTARTLAEAAQKAVAAADKR from the coding sequence TTGAAACTCCACGAATACCAGGCCAAACGCATCTTCGCCCAGTACGGCGTCCCCATCCCCCGCGGCGAGGTCGCCACCTCCCCCACCCAGGCGCGGGAGATCGCCCAACGGCTGGGCAAGGCGGTCGTGATCAAATCGCAGGTGCTGGTGGGCGGCCGCGGCAAGGCGGGCGGGATCAAGGTGGCAAAAACGCCGGATGAGGCCGAAGCAAAGGCCGACGCCATCCTGGGCATGAACATCAAGGGCCTCACCGTCAAACGGGTGCTGGTGGATGAGGCCTCGGACATCCAGAAGGAAATCTACCTGGGTCTGGTCATCGACCGGGCGCGGCGCCGGCTGGTGATGATGGCCTCGAGCGAAGGCGGCGTGGACATCGAAGAAGTCGCTGCCACCCACCCCGACGCCATCAAGACCGTCACCATCGACCCCGCCCTGGGCATGAAATCCTACCAGGCCATCGGCCTCGCCTCGGCCATTGACCTGCCCCAAGAGCACTTCCGGGCCTTCACGCAGATCGCCCTGGGCCTGTACGAGGCTTTCACCCGCTCCGACGCCGAGCTGGCCGAGATCAACCCGCTGGTGATCCAGGGCGATGGCAGCGTGGTGGCCCTGGATGGCAAGATGGTGCTGGATGACAACGCCCTCTTCCGCCATCCCGACCTGGAGGAGATGCGCGACCGCGATGAGGAAGCCCCGGCCGAAGCCGAAGCCCGCGTCAACGGTCTCAGTTACGTCAAGCTGGATGGCGAGATCGGCTGCATGGTCAACGGCGCCGGGCTGGCGATGGCGACCATGGACATCGTCAAATACTACGGCGGCGAACCGGCCAACTTCCTCGACATCGGCGGCGGCGCCCGCTCGGAGAAAGTGGCTGCCGCCCTGCGCATCATCCTCAGCGACCCCAACGTCAAGGCCGTGCTGTTCAACATCTTCGGCGGCATCACCCGCTGCGATGAAGTGGCGCGCGGCATCCTGGCGGCGCTGGAGCAGGTGCCCACCACGGTGCCGATGGTGGCCCGGCTGGTGGGAACCAACGAGGAGGAAGGCCGGGCCATCCTGGCCGAAGCCAACATGCTGACCGCCCGCACCCTGGCCGAAGCCGCCCAAAAGGCTGTGGCCGCCGCGGATAAAAGATAG
- the sucD gene encoding succinate--CoA ligase subunit alpha — protein MSILVDKNTRLVVQGITGREGLFHATHMQQYGTNIVAGVTPGKGGQEILGAPIFNTVAEARVATDCNVSIIYVPARFAPDAILEAADAGVELIVCITEGIPVLDMIGVRAYIDRLPTRLIGPNCPGLITPGEAKVGIMPGRIHTPGPVGLVSRSGTLTYESVAALTEMGIGQSTVVGIGGDPIIGTKFVDVLGLFQDDPATKAIVMIGEIGGNDEETAAAFIKQYVTKPVVGFIAGQTAPPGKRMGHAGAIISGGKGTAADKIKALQEVGVPVAHHPGQIAELIAERL, from the coding sequence ATGAGCATTCTTGTCGATAAGAACACCAGGCTGGTGGTGCAGGGCATCACCGGGCGCGAGGGCTTGTTCCACGCCACGCACATGCAGCAATATGGCACCAACATCGTCGCCGGGGTGACGCCGGGCAAGGGCGGGCAGGAGATCCTGGGCGCGCCCATCTTCAACACCGTGGCCGAGGCGCGGGTGGCCACCGATTGCAACGTCTCGATCATCTATGTCCCGGCCCGCTTCGCTCCCGACGCCATCCTCGAGGCCGCCGATGCCGGGGTCGAGTTGATCGTCTGCATCACCGAGGGCATCCCCGTCCTGGACATGATCGGCGTCCGCGCCTACATCGACCGGCTCCCCACCCGGCTGATCGGCCCCAACTGCCCCGGCCTGATCACGCCCGGCGAGGCCAAGGTGGGGATCATGCCCGGCCGCATCCACACCCCCGGCCCGGTGGGGCTGGTCTCGCGCTCCGGCACCCTCACCTACGAGTCGGTGGCCGCCCTGACCGAGATGGGCATCGGCCAAAGCACAGTGGTGGGCATCGGCGGCGACCCCATCATCGGCACTAAATTCGTCGATGTGTTGGGGTTGTTCCAGGATGACCCCGCCACCAAAGCCATCGTTATGATCGGCGAAATCGGCGGCAACGACGAAGAGACCGCCGCCGCCTTCATCAAGCAGTATGTGACCAAGCCGGTGGTCGGCTTCATCGCCGGCCAGACGGCGCCCCCCGGCAAACGCATGGGCCATGCCGGCGCCATCATCAGCGGCGGCAAGGGCACAGCCGCCGACAAGATCAAAGCCCTGCAAGAGGTCGGCGTCCCCGTCGCCCACCACCCCGGTCAGATCGCCGAATTGATCGCCGAACGATTGTAA
- a CDS encoding DUF1028 domain-containing protein, with protein MTFSIVAYDPGRGEWGVAVASKFLAAAAVVAWARAGAGAIATQSYAKVGYALEGLDFLAEGLAAQEVIARLTAADEGRAQRQVGMVDRLGRAAAFTGEGCHPWAGHLVGDGYACQGNILVPGTVGAMSAAFEQARQGPGELADWLVEALLAGEAAGGDSRGRQSAGVLVVRAGGGYGGDNDRYLDLRVDDDPGPIARLKQLLMLHHLYFGQTRPDDLIPLAAVAAELQGLLRRTGYYYGPIAGVFDPATRAALRAWVGVENLEERWNGEGEVIDRLVVEYLRKKRP; from the coding sequence ATGACCTTCTCCATCGTCGCCTATGACCCTGGCCGGGGCGAGTGGGGCGTGGCCGTGGCCTCCAAGTTTTTGGCGGCGGCGGCGGTGGTGGCCTGGGCGCGGGCCGGCGCCGGGGCCATTGCCACGCAATCCTATGCCAAAGTTGGTTACGCTCTGGAGGGGTTGGACTTTTTGGCAGAGGGGCTTGCGGCCCAGGAGGTCATCGCCCGTTTGACCGCGGCAGACGAGGGCCGGGCGCAACGGCAGGTGGGGATGGTGGATCGCCTGGGCCGGGCGGCGGCCTTCACCGGCGAGGGCTGCCACCCCTGGGCCGGGCACCTGGTGGGCGATGGCTATGCCTGCCAGGGCAATATCCTCGTCCCCGGCACGGTGGGGGCCATGTCCGCTGCCTTCGAGCAAGCGCGGCAGGGGCCGGGGGAACTGGCCGACTGGCTGGTGGAGGCGCTGCTGGCCGGCGAAGCCGCGGGCGGAGATAGCCGCGGGCGGCAGTCGGCTGGCGTGTTGGTGGTGCGGGCGGGCGGCGGCTATGGCGGCGATAACGACCGCTATCTCGACCTGCGCGTGGACGATGACCCCGGCCCCATCGCCAGGCTCAAGCAGCTGCTGATGCTCCATCACCTCTATTTCGGCCAGACCCGACCCGACGACCTGATCCCCCTGGCCGCGGTTGCCGCCGAGCTGCAAGGCTTGCTGCGACGGACCGGCTATTACTATGGCCCGATCGCTGGCGTCTTCGACCCGGCCACCCGCGCCGCCCTGCGCGCCTGGGTCGGCGTCGAAAACCTGGAAGAACGCTGGAACGGCGAGGGCGAGGTGATCGACCGCCTGGTGGTGGAGTACTTGCGTAAGAAAAGACCCTAA
- a CDS encoding branched-chain amino acid ABC transporter substrate-binding protein, whose amino-acid sequence MRKLLFLLTFLLLAACSSRPKGEALLFVAAPMSGFQANGGQTVVGGVRLKAEQTNRAGGVDGYQVKVVALDDESDPDVAVSLSEEVRAALDRGDKIIGFIGHYNSGETLAAMEIYGKLPLVVITSNASNVALSQKGYTNFFRIVANDRVQADADADFLTKQLQAKRVAVLHNDTAYGRGLKDEMLKALAARGAEVVLTREVKEGQSRYLDEVAAIKAVQPDAIFYAGYEIETPYLRADLVEAGVQAPMLASDGAFLAATIDEAAGTAEGMYVSAFGPSPKAVADPTWTEAYQAVEYRNPDTYSINGYAAAEVLLAAAQKAGSLDAGRIASALRGLKLDTLIGSVQYDANGDRVNAPIYIYQVKDNEFVQVWP is encoded by the coding sequence ATGCGCAAACTCCTGTTTCTCCTCACCTTCCTCCTCCTCGCCGCCTGCTCGTCTCGTCCCAAAGGCGAGGCGCTGCTGTTCGTGGCGGCGCCGATGTCCGGGTTCCAGGCCAATGGCGGGCAAACAGTCGTCGGCGGGGTGCGGCTCAAGGCCGAGCAGACCAACCGCGCCGGCGGCGTCGATGGCTATCAGGTCAAGGTCGTCGCCCTCGATGACGAATCCGACCCGGATGTAGCCGTGAGCCTGAGCGAAGAAGTCCGGGCCGCGCTCGACCGCGGGGATAAGATCATCGGTTTCATCGGCCATTACAACTCCGGCGAGACCCTGGCGGCGATGGAGATCTACGGCAAGCTGCCGCTGGTCGTCATCACCTCGAACGCTTCCAACGTCGCCCTTTCGCAAAAGGGCTACACCAACTTCTTCCGCATCGTGGCCAATGACCGTGTGCAGGCCGACGCCGACGCCGATTTCCTGACCAAACAGCTTCAGGCCAAGCGCGTGGCCGTGCTCCACAACGATACCGCCTATGGTCGCGGTCTGAAGGATGAGATGTTGAAGGCGCTAGCAGCGCGCGGGGCCGAAGTCGTGCTGACGCGCGAGGTCAAGGAAGGCCAGAGCCGCTATCTGGACGAGGTCGCGGCAATCAAAGCCGTCCAACCCGACGCCATCTTCTACGCCGGTTATGAGATCGAGACGCCCTATCTGCGTGCGGACCTGGTCGAAGCCGGGGTTCAGGCCCCGATGTTGGCCTCGGACGGCGCCTTCCTGGCCGCCACCATCGACGAGGCCGCGGGGACGGCCGAGGGGATGTATGTCAGCGCCTTCGGCCCCAGCCCGAAAGCCGTGGCCGACCCGACCTGGACCGAAGCCTACCAGGCGGTGGAGTACCGCAACCCCGACACCTACTCGATCAACGGCTATGCCGCCGCCGAGGTGCTGCTGGCAGCGGCGCAGAAGGCGGGCAGCCTGGATGCCGGGCGCATCGCCAGCGCCCTGCGCGGCCTCAAACTCGATACGCTGATCGGCTCCGTGCAATACGATGCCAACGGCGACCGCGTGAACGCGCCCATCTACATCTACCAGGTCAAAGACAACGAGTTCGTGCAGGTGTGGCCATGA
- a CDS encoding DUF1801 domain-containing protein: protein MTESVQSYIASVTDERRQLFDRLQALILGLYPEAEIMLSYGVPSYKLPTGRVHLGYWKHGVSVYPGSGPIPAFQAACPTIKTSKGTISLKLNDAIPTEALTAAIRAAVEGPNAGMTAGKGDD from the coding sequence ATGACCGAATCAGTCCAATCCTACATCGCATCCGTCACGGACGAGCGCCGGCAGCTTTTCGACCGCTTGCAGGCGCTGATCCTGGGCCTCTATCCCGAGGCCGAGATCATGCTCTCGTATGGCGTGCCGAGCTACAAGCTGCCGACGGGCCGCGTCCACCTGGGCTATTGGAAGCACGGCGTCTCCGTCTACCCCGGATCGGGCCCTATCCCGGCCTTCCAGGCTGCCTGCCCGACCATCAAGACCAGCAAAGGTACGATCAGCCTCAAGCTCAACGACGCCATCCCGACCGAGGCCCTCACCGCCGCCATCCGCGCCGCCGTCGAAGGGCCGAATGCGGGAATGACGGCAGGCAAGGGCGACGACTGA
- a CDS encoding DUF3800 domain-containing protein gives MDSEVASPNAPASGVRHYFVDEAGDGNLFDRKGRLRFGEEGCSRYFILGVLDVPDPGRITQELDALRAQLLADPYFKKVPSMRPEARKTSLAFHAKDDIPEVRREVFAYLGKQAFRFLAVVRDKNAVADYAIQRREQDAGYRYHPNELYDYMTRSLFKGILHKDDAYVVHFSKRGAHDRTAALQASLEFARERFARRWGIQVNAALSVMAQMPPQNGGLQAVDYFLWSLQRFYERREDRYLEFLWPQFSLVQDLDDKREHPYGRYYTQKRPLTLAALDDVLPGI, from the coding sequence ATGGATAGTGAAGTTGCTAGCCCCAACGCACCTGCGTCAGGCGTCCGTCACTATTTTGTGGACGAGGCGGGAGACGGCAACCTGTTCGATCGAAAGGGCCGCCTGCGTTTTGGTGAAGAAGGATGCTCTCGCTATTTCATCCTTGGCGTCCTGGACGTTCCTGATCCCGGTCGCATCACACAGGAATTGGACGCACTCAGAGCGCAGCTACTTGCCGATCCCTACTTCAAGAAAGTACCGTCCATGCGACCCGAAGCGCGCAAGACCTCCCTTGCCTTTCATGCCAAAGACGATATTCCCGAAGTACGCCGCGAGGTCTTTGCGTATTTGGGCAAACAAGCATTTCGTTTTCTGGCCGTCGTTCGCGACAAGAACGCTGTTGCTGATTATGCCATTCAGCGCCGCGAGCAAGATGCGGGCTATCGCTACCATCCGAATGAACTATATGATTATATGACGCGCTCGCTGTTCAAAGGTATCTTGCACAAAGACGATGCGTATGTGGTTCATTTCTCGAAACGCGGCGCGCACGATCGGACGGCTGCATTGCAAGCATCGCTGGAATTCGCACGCGAACGATTTGCCCGCCGATGGGGCATTCAAGTCAACGCTGCCTTGAGCGTCATGGCCCAAATGCCGCCGCAAAACGGCGGATTACAGGCAGTGGATTACTTCCTTTGGTCGCTACAGCGATTCTACGAACGCCGCGAGGATCGCTATCTCGAATTCCTATGGCCGCAATTCAGTCTGGTTCAAGATTTGGACGACAAGCGAGAGCATCCCTATGGCCGTTACTACACACAAAAAAGGCCGCTTACATTAGCGGCCCTTGATGATGTCTTGCCAGGGATATAG
- a CDS encoding DUF2442 domain-containing protein gives MFLHVTNVEHLADYKLKLAFNNGAEGVVDLESELYGEVFEPLRDVSLFHQVFLTSRTIEWPNGADFAPEFLSERLEI, from the coding sequence ATGTTCCTGCATGTGACGAATGTCGAACATCTGGCCGATTATAAACTGAAACTCGCGTTCAACAACGGTGCGGAGGGCGTTGTCGATCTGGAGTCAGAGCTTTATGGCGAAGTCTTCGAACCTTTGCGCGACGTGAGTCTTTTCCATCAGGTCTTCTTGACCAGCCGCACGATCGAATGGCCGAATGGAGCGGATTTCGCGCCTGAGTTTCTGTCAGAGCGATTGGAGATATAG
- a CDS encoding DUF4160 domain-containing protein — protein MNYNEHEPPHFHAEYQDYEALVDIMTGSVTGKMPRRALNLIWTWQDEHQAELLHDWERARSRQPLLPINPLP, from the coding sequence ATGAACTACAACGAACATGAACCGCCACATTTTCATGCGGAGTATCAGGATTACGAGGCTTTGGTGGATATTATGACTGGCTCTGTCACCGGCAAGATGCCTCGACGAGCGCTCAACCTTATCTGGACCTGGCAGGATGAACATCAAGCCGAGTTGCTCCATGATTGGGAGCGAGCACGTAGTCGGCAACCTTTGTTGCCTATCAATCCCCTGCCATGA